The proteins below are encoded in one region of Sphaerodactylus townsendi isolate TG3544 linkage group LG06, MPM_Stown_v2.3, whole genome shotgun sequence:
- the LOC125434852 gene encoding small subunit processome component 20 homolog, with the protein MCLCNALVNRLAFGGLLNIQSPRHSVTHKAFAFPLVFRNMKTKSSSHKSENTYRFLTFSERLSNVNIDIIHRIDRTGSYAEEVETYFHEGLEKWRELNLTQHFVTFYREVINKCQSFNQLVYYQNYIVQSLKTHLQLKNSLAFQPLLDLVVQLARDLQADFYPHFQDFFLSITKLLDTQDTELLEWAFTSLSYLYKYLWRLMVKDMSNIYGLYSTLLAHHKQHIRNFAAESFTFLMRKVSDQNALLNLMFLDLGEHPQKVEGVGQLLFAMCKGVRNMFHSCAEKAITLILKKMGPVTETEVALPWISVEEAFKSMVKSAAGFVSREHFDVLFRCLQESVVTLQEKITKDNCCDASEQIERILQVYFTLIDYAHGSKIPQPEEVCKTFIQLASIPDLSVPCRNTLLPECISAPCSIHC; encoded by the exons ATGTGTTTGTGTAACGCTTTGGTGAATAGACTTGCCTTCGGTGGTCTTCTTAATATACAGTCTCCGCGTCACTCTGTTACACACAAAGCGTTTGCTTTTCCCCTGGTCTTCAGAAACATGAAAACAAAATCTTCTTCTCACAAATCTGAGAACACGTACAGG TTTCTTACCTTCTCAGAACGACTGAGCAATGTAAATATTGATATCATCCATCGCATTGACCGAACAGGGAGCTATGCTGAA GAGGTTGAAACCTATTTTCATGAAGGACTTGAGAAATGGAGAGAGCTGAACCTCACTCAGCATTttg TGACATTCTACAGGGAAGTCATCAACAAATGCCAGTCTTTCAACCAACTAGTATATTATCAGAATTATATTGTACAAAGCTTGAAAACTCACCTGCAGTTGAAAAATAGTCTTGCTTTTCAGCCCCTTTTGGA TTTGGTGGTTCAGTTGGCACGTGACCTACAGGCAGATTTCTATCCTCACTTTCAAGACTTTTTTCTGTCCATTACAAAATTATTGGACACTCAGGACACTGAGCTGCTAGAATGGGCCTTCACCTCCCTTTCCTATCTTTACAAATACTTATGGAGGCTAATGGTCAAGGACATGTCCAACATTTATGG GTTGTACAGCACCCTTTTGGCCCACCACAAACAACATATCAGGAATTTTGCAGCAGAAAGCTTCACTTTTCTGATGAGAAAG GTTTCCGATCAAAATgctcttttaaatttaatgttCCTTGACCTCGGAGAGCACCCACAAAAAGTGGAAGGAGTGGGGCAGTTACTTTTTGCAATGTGCAAAGGTGTCAGAAACATGTTTCATTCCTGTGCAGAAAAG GCTATCACATTAATTCTGAAAAAGATGGGCCCAGTTACAGAAACAGAAGTTGCCCTTCCTTGGATCTCTGTTGAAGAGGCTTTCAAATCCATGGTGAAGTCTGCTGCCGGTTTTGTTTCCAGAGAGCATTTTGATGTTTTATTCAGATGCTTGCAG GAATCAGTAGTCACACTGCAAGAGAAGATCACCAAGGACAACTGCTGTGACGCTTCTGAGCAGATTGAAAGGATACTGCAAGTGTATTTTACCTTAATAGACTATGCACATGGATCCAAAATACCTCAACCTGAAGAAGTTTGTAAG